The following are from one region of the Georgenia sp. M64 genome:
- the purQ gene encoding phosphoribosylformylglycinamidine synthase subunit PurQ, which yields MNGARIGVVTFPGSLDDRDAQRAVRLAGAEPVALWHADEDLRGVDAVVLPGGFSYGDYLRCGAIARFAPVMGEIVAAAETGLPVLGICNGFQILCEAHLLPGALIRNDHQLFVCRDQDLRVTSTSTAWTSDLELGEVITVPLKNGEGGYVADEDTLDRLEGEGRVVFRYEGGNPNGSLRDIAGIANARGNVVGLMPHPEHAVEPGFGPDEPGRPRAGTDGLRLFTSVLGSLVSR from the coding sequence GTGAACGGCGCGCGGATCGGCGTCGTCACCTTCCCCGGGAGCCTCGACGACCGCGACGCCCAGCGGGCCGTCCGCCTCGCGGGGGCCGAGCCGGTCGCGCTGTGGCACGCCGACGAGGACCTGCGCGGCGTCGACGCCGTCGTCCTGCCCGGCGGCTTCTCCTACGGCGACTACCTGCGCTGCGGGGCCATCGCCCGCTTCGCGCCCGTCATGGGCGAGATCGTCGCGGCGGCCGAGACCGGCCTGCCGGTGCTGGGCATCTGCAACGGCTTCCAGATCCTGTGCGAGGCGCACCTGCTGCCCGGCGCCCTCATCCGCAACGACCACCAGCTCTTCGTGTGCCGGGACCAGGACCTGCGCGTGACGAGCACATCCACGGCGTGGACGTCGGACCTCGAGCTCGGCGAGGTCATCACGGTCCCGCTGAAGAACGGCGAGGGGGGCTACGTCGCCGACGAGGACACGCTCGACCGGCTCGAGGGGGAGGGACGGGTCGTCTTCCGCTACGAGGGCGGCAACCCCAACGGCTCCCTGCGTGACATCGCCGGGATCGCGAACGCCCGCGGCAACGTCGTCGGGCTCATGCCCCACCCCGAGCACGCCGTCGAGCCCGGGTTCGGCCCGGACGAGCCGGGACGCCCGCGTGCCGGCACGGACGGGCTCCGCCTGTTCACGTCCGTCCTCGGCTCGCTCGTCAGCCGCTGA
- the ald gene encoding alanine dehydrogenase, with protein sequence MRVGVPREVKDTEFRVALTPAGVHELVRAGHEVVVEAGAGTGSSIPDPDFAAAGASILDSADDVWEAGDLILKVKEPVAEEYHRMRAGQTLFTYLHLAADRELTEELVRRRVTAVAYETVQLSDRTLPLLAPMSEVAGRLAPMVGSHTLMSAQGGRGVLLGGVSGVYAAKVVVIGAGVAGMNAAAIALGMQAEVLLLDRDIAKLRHADAIYQGHCQTVASNSYEIERAIADADLVIGAVLLPGAKAPRLVTNEQVSRMKPGSVVVDISVDQGGCFEDTRPTTHTDPTYRVHDTVFYCVANMPGAVPHTSTYALTNATVPYAVELAGRGWRDAMRADPALAHGLNTHDGTVTNAAVAAAHGMDAADPAEVVGG encoded by the coding sequence ATGAGGGTTGGGGTTCCGCGCGAGGTCAAGGACACCGAGTTCCGGGTCGCGCTCACGCCCGCCGGGGTCCACGAGCTCGTCCGCGCGGGCCACGAGGTGGTCGTCGAGGCCGGGGCGGGCACGGGCTCGTCCATCCCGGACCCGGACTTCGCCGCGGCGGGCGCGTCCATCCTCGACTCCGCCGACGACGTCTGGGAGGCCGGCGACCTCATCCTCAAGGTCAAGGAGCCGGTGGCGGAGGAGTACCACCGCATGCGTGCGGGTCAGACCCTCTTCACCTACCTCCACCTCGCCGCCGACCGTGAGCTCACCGAGGAGCTCGTGCGCCGCCGGGTCACCGCCGTCGCGTACGAGACCGTCCAGCTCAGCGACCGCACGCTGCCCCTGCTGGCGCCGATGAGCGAGGTCGCCGGCCGGCTCGCGCCCATGGTCGGCTCGCACACCCTCATGAGCGCCCAGGGCGGGCGCGGGGTGCTGCTGGGCGGGGTATCAGGGGTGTACGCCGCGAAGGTCGTCGTCATCGGGGCCGGGGTGGCCGGGATGAACGCCGCGGCCATCGCTCTGGGCATGCAGGCCGAGGTCCTCCTCCTCGACCGCGACATCGCCAAGCTCCGCCACGCCGACGCCATCTACCAGGGCCACTGCCAGACCGTCGCCTCGAACTCCTACGAGATCGAGCGCGCGATCGCCGACGCCGACCTCGTCATCGGGGCGGTCCTCCTCCCCGGGGCGAAGGCCCCGCGGCTGGTGACCAACGAGCAGGTGAGCCGGATGAAGCCCGGCTCCGTCGTCGTCGACATCTCGGTGGACCAGGGCGGCTGCTTCGAGGACACCCGGCCGACGACGCACACCGACCCGACCTACCGCGTCCACGACACGGTGTTCTACTGCGTGGCGAACATGCCCGGCGCCGTGCCGCACACGTCGACCTACGCCCTCACCAACGCGACCGTGCCCTACGCGGTCGAGCTCGCCGGCCGCGGCTGGCGCGACGCGATGCGCGCCGACCCGGCACTGGCGCACGGCCTCAACACCCACGACGGCACCGTGACGAACGCCGCCGTCGCCGCGGCGCACGGCATGGACGCGGCCGACCCGGCTGAGGTCGTCGGCGGCTGA